From Paenibacillus sp. PvR098:
TTCGATTCTTGTTGGTATCACCTATGCGGCAGGATGGACGCCCTGTGTAGGGCCTATTTTGGCATCCGTGCTGGCCTTAGGCGTGAGCAATCCGGGTCAATCGGTATTGTATACAGGGGCTTATACGGTGGGGTTTGCACTCCCATTTTTTATCATGGCTTTTTTTATAGGAAAAATGAAGTGGATTTTGAAATATTCCATTCTTATGACGAAAATAGGCGGGGCATTTATGATACTTACGGGAATATTGCTTTATACCGATAAAATGACGACGATCACTATATTTCTTATTGATCAATACGGCGGATTTACCGGCTTTTAGGAGTGGACGATATGTATTCATTGTTTAGTCAGGTCAGTGCTTTTTTAAGTGAACCGTTCGTTCATGCGGCGAATACGGATATGGCTCTGATTGCTGCGCTGTTTCTAGGCTTTGTCGGATCAGTCGCCCCATGCCAAATCTCAGCCAATGTGGCTGCCATCACATATTTTGGAAATCGGCAGCTCCAAGGAAAGCTGTCCTGGGTTGAAACATCCATGTATATTTTTGGGAAAGTCGTAGTGTTTATTTTGTTGGGCACGGTTTTTTGGTTTTTTGGTCAGCAGATTTCCAAAGAATTTATTCCTTACTTTGCTTTTGCAAGAAAAGTGCTGGGACCGCTGCTTATCCTTATCGGACTCTTTATGATAGGCTGGATATCCATTCCATTTCAATGGGGAAATCGCATATCCGAATCGATCAAAAAACTCTTCGACCGGACCAGCGGCAAAAGTGGAGCATTTCTCTTGGGAGTCGCTTTTTCCCTTGGTTTTTGTCCTACGATGTTTGTCTTATTTTTCGGAACGTTAATGCCGCTCACCTTACAATCTTCCTATGGCATCGTTCTTCCGTCTATTTTTGCTGTAGGTACGGCTATGCCATTTTTACTGTTTGCCGGGCTAACCGTTGGGTTCGGTTTGGATCGCGTTATGATCAAACGTGCAAGACGATGGGGAAGCTGGATTCAGAAATTGGCGGGTATATTATTTATCATGTTTGGAATAGGTGACACCATGACGTACTGGGCTTTATAGCTTTAAGCTATTCCGTATAGCTTAAAGCTTGTTTACCCAATGCTTCCCAAGTAGCAATAAATCGTTCTTTTTCAATTCTTAACTGTTTTCTGCCGCTCAATGGATCGTTGACGTAAACGTTCTTCTCATCGTAGCCGACTAGCAGCACGGTATGTTCCTGAAAGGTTGTTCGAATAGGTCCGATGGAGGTGTCCCATACCACCCACTGTTTATCCGCAGGTACTGTAAAAGAAACCGTAGTCCATACAAGAACGGGTATGCCGTTGGATACTTGTCGCTCCAAATCATCGAATGAGCTGCCTGTTAAATCGACTCCTGTCGGGATGTATTTAAGAAGCAATTCAGATAATGCGGCATGGTATATTCCAAGCCCTTTTTGTTTGCCGGTCACATCTCCAACAAATCCGAGATTCGGATTTCCCCAATATTTAATTGTTCCGTTTGGATTGTACTGAATTGTGGTTGAATCCTTTTTCATCTCAGGAACAAGCTCCATTTTGTTTTTCTTAATTCCTTTATACTGAAACAGCATGGTTAACGCTGTAATTTCGCACCCATTAAAGAGCTCTGGTTTTTGCATAATTATAGGAGCATCGATCATGGCGGACAGCTTTTTTCTGTTATCTTCATCCTCCAATGAATTCATATCGGAGAGCGCTGCTGCCGGACTAAATGAATCGTAGATTGGAGGAGGTTCATTATTGTCGATTATTTTCATATACAACAGGAAAAGCATAATCGCACTTGAAAAGGCGAGTCCGATCAGGAGCAGCGCACCTAAAAAAGTTTTTATACGTCTTAATATCATGATATCATCCGCTTTAGTTTGATTTTAAACGCACATAAATTATACTACAATTTGTAGTGAGAATAAAATCCTTGAGTCATTGACATAGACGATTTCTTTATACTACAATCTGTAAGTACGGGATATGAAAATCATGCAGATTAAAAAGTTCAATATGAACGAAGTAGGATTGAATCATTTTTTCGGCCCGCTCGAATCGCGCATCATGACGATTCTATGGTCTTCAGAGGGAATCACTGTTCGAGATATGCAGACGATTTTAAATCAGGAAGCGGTTCACTTCCTTCGAACCTTTGCAGTCCAAAGATCAATTTCTATCGGAACAGACCAAAGCCGTTACCTATGGACTTATACAGGAATATGGAGGGCTTGTCGTCAATCATCTCATCGATGCTTTGGATCATGCTGACGAGGGACTGATTACCAGGCTCGAGCATAAAATCAATGAGATGAAAAGCAGAAAGAAGACATAACAGATCATGGTCACAGGAGGGTGCCCTTGTGGAAGGTAATGTTTTGAATGTAACACTGATCATATTGAATATCGTCGTCTTTATTTTTATTATGAGATATAGAAGACGAAGATTAGCTAAACAAGCTGAGAAAGGTAGAAAGCTGCAGGAATTGATCTCTCAATTCTCATTCGAAGCCAATAATGAGAATGTACAGCAATTTATCGATGAGATGAAAAACTCTTATGCCTTGTTCAGCAATCCCAAGAATGGCGACATTGCACGATCAGCATTTGAAAACGTAGAAGCAAGCGATAAAGTAGATTTGGAATTAAAGCAAGAATTACGTAGAGTACTTACGAAATCGGGAGTCAAGAATCTCAAAGAAATCCATACATAACCGACTTACAGCAAGCTGGCGTCTGCATTCCCGCAGATGTCAGCTTGTTTTTATGCTTAAGAACTGACGCGAAACACCGTTTAAGAACCGTATTCTGAAAAAGA
This genomic window contains:
- a CDS encoding sulfite exporter TauE/SafE family protein, with protein sequence MYSLFSQVSAFLSEPFVHAANTDMALIAALFLGFVGSVAPCQISANVAAITYFGNRQLQGKLSWVETSMYIFGKVVVFILLGTVFWFFGQQISKEFIPYFAFARKVLGPLLILIGLFMIGWISIPFQWGNRISESIKKLFDRTSGKSGAFLLGVAFSLGFCPTMFVLFFGTLMPLTLQSSYGIVLPSIFAVGTAMPFLLFAGLTVGFGLDRVMIKRARRWGSWIQKLAGILFIMFGIGDTMTYWAL
- a CDS encoding C39 family peptidase; the protein is MILRRIKTFLGALLLIGLAFSSAIMLFLLYMKIIDNNEPPPIYDSFSPAAALSDMNSLEDEDNRKKLSAMIDAPIIMQKPELFNGCEITALTMLFQYKGIKKNKMELVPEMKKDSTTIQYNPNGTIKYWGNPNLGFVGDVTGKQKGLGIYHAALSELLLKYIPTGVDLTGSSFDDLERQVSNGIPVLVWTTVSFTVPADKQWVVWDTSIGPIRTTFQEHTVLLVGYDEKNVYVNDPLSGRKQLRIEKERFIATWEALGKQALSYTE